A window of Bacteroidales bacterium genomic DNA:
TGATGCCGGCAGCATCATAATATGCTTTACCGCCTGCAAACCCTTCGTGACTTTTTATAAACCCAATCGCTTCTTCGTATCCTTTTTCAAACTGATATTTACTGATGTAGTTTCTTTCAGCTTGTCTCATCTCCTTATTTTCTTTTACTGCAACCGTTTCAGATGGGAATATGTTTTTATAAACCTCATTTGGTGCAAGTAACATGCTTAATACAAAAAAGATTGATGTTTTAAAATAAAATTTCATATAAATTATTTTCATTAAAAAATAAACCGTCATTTGAAATTAACTTAATTAAAAATCAGGTTTTGAGATTATCTCTGTTTTGTAAAAACACACATAACACACTGATCATTAATGAAATTCTTGTGTTTCCCGGTGTATTTTTTTCAAAACGGCGGCAAACATACTGCTATTTTTTTAATATGCAACTTTTTCTAAAAAAAGTTTATTAACAAATGGCTTATTTATACTATGGACTTATTTGTGTTGCAATATTCGCTTATAATCAGGGCTTTGCATTAAGTTTTGAGAGATGTTTTATTTAACAGCACCTATTTTATGATGTTTATTAACAATAAAATTATGCAACAAACGGATAATTTTATGATATTTGCAATTATTAATCATTAAACATATTTCTATGAGATTAAAATTATTTATAATATCAGTTGTTTTATTGCAGTCCAATATCTTTTTCGGACAGAAAAGTGCATTGCAATCAGGACCGATGGTCGGATATTCCGAAATGAAAGAAGTAATGCTTTGGGTACAGACTAACAAGCAGGCAAGTGTAAAAATTCAGTATTATTTAAAAGAGAACCCTGAAATTAAGCATACAACAAACACAGTAGTAACTAAAAAAGAAGACGGATATACTGCACATTTGATTGCAGGTGAACTGGAGCCGGGGAATGTTTACATTTATAACTTATACATTAATAAAAAGAAAATAGTGTTTGATTATCCTACTGAGTTTCAAACATTAAAAATGTGGGAATGGCGAACAGATCCTCCTGAAATAAATTTTGCAACCGGAAGTTGTGCATACATAAATGAAGAAAAATATGACAGACCGGGAAAAGGATACGGAAGTAATTATAAAATATATGAAAGTATTGCAGATAAACATCCCGACTTTATGATTTGGCTCGGGGACAATATCTATTTAAGAGAGCCGGATTGGAATACAAAAACCGGTATAATTCACAGGTACACACATACGCGTTCAACTGATGAAATGAAACGATTATTAGCAAACACACATAATTATGCTATTTGGGACGATCATGATTTCGGTCCTAATAATTCAGATAAAGGGCTTTGGAATAAAAACATGACCTTGGACGCATTCAAAATGTTTTGGGCCAATCCCTCATACGGAGTAGGGGATATTAAGGGTGCAATTACATATTTTAATTGGGGTGATTGTGATTTTTTCATGTTAGACAACAGATATTACAGAGATCCTAATGATTTAATAGCTGACAATAAAACTATTTTAGGAAAAGAACAGCTTGGTTGGTTAAAAGATGCTTTAGTCGGCAGTAAAGCTAATTTTAAGTTTGTTGTAATGGGCGGACAGTTTTTAACAACCGCAGGTTTGTATGAAGTGTATTCAAATTACGGTTTTTCTAAAGAAAGAGCAGAAATAATTGATTTTATTCATGAACAAGAAATAAGAAATGTAATTTTTTTAACCGGAGACAGACATCATTCCGAAATAAATGTTTTAGACAGGGCAACAAAACCTGTTATTTATGATATAACAACTTCTCCTTTAACTTCAGGTGTGGCTTCACGAAAAGAAAATGAAATAAATCCGTTCAGAGTTGAAGGCTCATTAATTAACGCACATAATTTCTCAATTTTCAATGTCACGGGAAAACGCAAAGAGCGAATTTTAACAATTACATTTTATGATAAGGACGGGAAAGAGATTTTTGAGTATAAGATAAAACACGAAAAAAGGGGAGACAGGGAATATAAACGAAAATATTAAAACAAAAAATCAGAAGTTTTTATTATTAGAACAACCCGTTAAATACCGGAACTCTTTTTCGCACTTTTTTTGTTTTTTTCAGAATTTGAGAGTTTAATGTTTCAAATTTATACCCCAATTCGTTGTAAAGCATCAGACTTTGTGTTAATGCATAAAACATATTGTCTTCAGCTTTAATGCTGTCATGAAAAACAATAACAGAACCCGGTCTTGTAAAATGTTTAACATTACTTAAACATGCTTCTTCTGAAATATTTTTATTGTAATCTAAAGATAAAACATCCCAAAGAACAATGTTGTAGTTTTTTCTGATTTCGTTTTGTTGAGAAACTTTCATTCTGCCGTGCGGAGGTCTGAATAAATCAGAATCAATGTATTCTGCCGCTTTTTTAATATTATAAAGATATTCTTTTGTACTTGTCTTAAGCCCTTGTAAATGAGAGTATGTATGATTTCCTGTTGTGTGTCCCTCGGCTAAAATTTCGTTATAAATTGAGGGGTGTTTTTTAACATTTTCACCAACACAAAAAAATGTTGCTTTTGCATTAAATAAATCTAACGCTTTTAATATTTTTTCTGTAATTATCGGAATCGGACCGTCATCAAATGTTAAATAAATAACTTTTTTTTCAGTATTTATTTTCCACGTAATACTGCCGAAAAAGTTTTTAACCATTTTCGGCGGATGTATCAGCAAATCTGATATTTTTCTGTATTTCGGTCTTAAAATTGCTTCCAAAAAGATAAATCTTACCTATTTAAACGCAATAATAGTTAAAATATTCTAACAAACATTAATAATTGTTAATTTATTTTAAGAAATTTTAACATTTGGCGAGCTATTCTGTGTCTTTATTATCCTTTTTTCGGTAAATTTTAAAAATAATCCAAGCGAAACCTAATATTATATGTCCTAAAACAATTATTCCTATAATTTGAAGTATATTAACATCTGACATAATTTTTTCTTCAAAATTAAATAATCTTTTAAATTTACATAATATTCAATGATAAACACAAAAAAAACATACGCAAACATAATCCTTCCGGTTCCTTTGTCGAAGTTGTTTACTTATGAAGTTCCGGAAGTTTTACTCTCTGAATGTACTTCGGGCAAAAGAGCAATTGTTCAATTCGGAAAAAAAAAGATTTACACAGGCATCATTAAAGAAACTCATCAAGAAAGACCTGATTATCAGACAAAAGAAATTATTTCTGTTTTAGATGCCTCCCCGATAATTAATAATTTCCAGTTCAAATTTTGGGACTGGATTGCAGAATATTATATGACTACTTTGGGCGAAATATATAAAGCCGCATTACCTGCCGGCTTAAAATTAGAAAGCGAAACAAACATAAGCCTTAATTCTGAAGTTGATTATTCAGGCATTAACGAAAAAGAGGAATTAATAATAGGCTTATTAACAAATGAAGATTTCTTGCCGATAAGCAAAATTGAAAAAGAAACAGATTTTAATGTTTTGCCGATAATTAAAAAGTTAATTGATAAAAAAATCATTTCTGCGGAAGAGCGAATCAAAAAAAAGTATAAGCCGAAATACGAAGACTACATAAGCTTGGCAGGTGATTTAAAGGATGAAAATAAACTTTCGGAAGTTTTGAATAAACTCAAACGAGCAAAAAAACAAAGTGAATTGCTTATGAGTTTTATTTATATGACAAAATACGGAAATGACAGCTTCGGAGGCATAAAATCTGCCGATGAATTTCTGAAAAAAGATTTACTGAAACATACGGGAGCATCACAAGCAAACCTTAAGGCATTGATTGATAGGGGTTATTTAATCTTAAAAAAGAAGGAAATAAGCAGGTTAAGTGTTGCAAAATATGAAAACTTTGAGAAAAAAGAGTTGAATAAATATCAAACAACGGCATATAACGAAATAAATAAAAGTTTTTCGAAAAAGAATGTTGTTCTTTTGCACGGAGTAACATCTTCCGGCAAAACTGAAATATATATAAAACTTATTGAAGAACAACTTGCAAAAGGGAAGCAAGTTTTGTATTTGCTTCCGGAAATAGCTCTTACATCACAAATTACCGTAAGGCTCGAAAAAATATTCGGAAAAGAGTTATGTATCTTTCATTCTAAATTTAGTGATAATGAGCGAGTTGAGGTTTGGAACAATCTTCAAAATAATACCTGCAAAATAATTTTAGGAGTTCGGTCTTCAATTTTTTTGCCGTTTGATAATTTGGGTTTAATTATAGTTGATGAGGAGCATGAAAACAGCTACAAGCAATATAATCCGGCACCGCGTTATAATGCAAGAGATGCCTCGGTTATTTTAGCACAACTTCACAACGCAAAAGTTCTTCTCGGAACAGCAACACCGTCAATTGAAAGCTATTACAACGCTAAGCAAAATAAATACGGCTTAGTTGAACTTTTTCAAAGATACAAAGACATAAGTTTGCCCGAAATTAAAATTGCCGACACAAAAGAAGCAAGGAAAAAATTACAAATGAAATCTTTATTTGCACCGAAATTGCTTGAAGCCATAAAAGAAGCACTTGAAAATAAAGAACAGATTATTTTGTTCCAAAATCGCAGAGGTTTTTCTCCTTTTACTGAATGTGAAACTTGCGGTTATATTCCGAAATGCGAAAATTGTGACGTAAGTTTAACATATCACAAATTTACCAACCGATTAGTTTGCCATTATTGCGGATATTCCGAACAAGCAACAAGAAAATGTAAGGCTTGTGAAAGTTTGACAATGAAAACGAGAGGTTTCGGCACACAAAAAATTGAGGATGAGATAAAAGAATATTTTCCGGAAGTAAAAGTTGCCAGAATGGATACCGACAGCACAGGGAGCAAAAAAGCATATCACAAAATAATTTATGAGTTTGAAACCGGGAAAACAAATGTGCTTATAGGAACTCAAATGGTTTCTAAGGGTTTAGATTTTGACAATGTTGCACTGGTAGGAATAATGAATGCCGATAATATGCTTAATTTTCCTGATTTCAGAGCACATGAAAGAAGTTTTCAGCTAATGGCACAGGTAAGCGGAAGAGCCGGGCGAAAACACAAACAAGGAAAAGTAATTATTCAAACTTCCGATAAAAAGCACCCGATTATTAAAAATGTAGTTGAGAATGATTATATTACAATGTTTGAAGGTCAATTAAAAATAAGAAAGCAATATAAATATCCGCCGTTTTATAGGCTAATACAAATTAAGGTTAAACATAAGAAAAAAGAACTTGTAAATACAGCATCAGAACAACTTGCAAAAGAGTTGAGGGCAATTTTCGGAGGCAGAATTCTCGGCCCCGAATTTCCTGTTGTAGCTTGGATAAAAACATGGCATATTAAAACTGTTCTTATAAAGTTGGAGAAAAAAAGCTCTCATAAAAAAGCAAAGGAACTTATTAACGGAGTAATAAACCATGTAAAAGCAAACGAAAAGTTCAAATCTGTTCAATTTTTAGCAGATGTTGATGTAGTATAAGTTTTACGAAGCCTAAATTACTGTATTCAAGAGTGCTTCGGCAATTTTTAAATCGGCAGGTGTTGTTATTTTTATATTTTCTCTGTTCCCTTTTGTTAAAAATATTTCCTCTCCGTAAGCTTCAACAACAGAAGCGTCATCTGTAAATATATCTTGATAGTTTTGCTTGTATGCTTTCTTTAAAATACCAACTTTAAATATTTGCGGTGTTTGAATTTCAAAGTATAAATCTCTGTTTACGGTAATTGTCTTTTTTCTTTCTTTTTTCCGTAATGAAAAAACAATTTTTTGTGAAGCAACTGCATTTCCGTATTTTTCTGCTGTAAGAAAACTCCGTTTAATGGTTTCATTACTTACTAAGGGCCTTACTCCGTCATGAACAGCAACAAAACCGTCTTCGGCAACTTCTTTTAAGGCGTTTTTTATAGAATGAAACCGAGTTTTTCCGCCTTTTACGGAATTGTGGGGTATGTTAAAACTATATTTTTCACACAGTTCTTTCCAAAAGTCTAAATACTTTTCCGGCAAACTTAAAATTATATGCAAATTATTATCATAATTGAAAAACCGACTTATTGTATGCATTAATATAGGTTTTCCGGATATTTCCAAAAATTGTTTCGGTAATTCTGTTTCCATTCTTTTGCCTGTTCCTCCGGCTGTAATAATTACATACTTCATAGATGATTTTACGGTTTATATTGTAAGCAAATATAAATATAAAATAATAAAAAAAGCCCGACAATTAATGCCGAGCCTTATTATTATGAAAATCCTACTTATTCAGCTTCAGAAATACATTCAACAGGGCATACATCTGCACATGCACCGCAATCTGTACATTCTTCTGCATTAATTGTGTAGAAATCATCTCCTTCCGAGATACACTCAACCGGACATTCGTCCATACATGCACCGCAAGCAGTACATTCATCAGGATTAATAAAATAAGCCATAGTTTTTTAATTTGATAAATTGAAAATATTTTCTGATTGCAAATGTTATAATATTTTTGTTTTTATCAAAACCAAATCAATAAATTATTATTTGCAATGCTTATTTAAAACATTTCTAAATATGGTGACGGCTGACAATTCAAAATTTAATAAATAATGCTATATTGCCTGAACAAAACATTATAAAATAAATTTAAAATGAAAATATATACAAAAACAGGGGACAAAGGAGAAACTTCACTTTTCAGCGGCGGAAGAGTTAAAAAATCTGATTTGCGAATTAGAGCATACGGCAGTATTGATGAGCTAAATTCATTTATAGGTTTGCTTGCAGCTTATGATATTAATGTGAATTATAAAGAAGTACTTCAAAAAATTCAACAAAAACTGTATAATATCGGTTCCGTTCTTGCCGTTAAAGAAAAAACATCTTTTTCCGGTCCTAAAATTACACAGGCGGATACAGAGTTACTTGAAAAAGAAATTGACAACTTAAATAATAACCTGCCCCCTATTAAGGATTTTATAATTCCGGGCGGAAATATTATTACGGCACAATGCCATATTTGCAGAAGTATTTGCAGAAGAACCGAAAGAGAAGTTGTTGAACTTGCAATAAATGAAGAAATAAATATTATTGTTTTAGAATATTTAAATCGGCTTTCTGATTATTTATTTGTTTTGGGAAGAATGGTTTCGCAAGAAACAAAAGCTGATGAAGTTGTATGGAAGCCCTAATTTTACTGATGTTTTACAAATAGCAATAAAATATTTTTTGTTTTGTATTTTTTTATATATTTGCAAGCCGAAAAAAAGCAGAATACAGTAACCTAATTAATATAAAAATGTACTGGACTTTAGAACTCGCATCAAAATTAGAAGATGCACCATGGCCTGCAACAAAAGAAGAATTAATTGACTTCGCAATTCGTTCAGGTTCACCTTTAGAAGTAGTCGAAAATCTTCAAGAAATTGAGGATGAAGGAGAAACTTACGACAGTATTGAGGATATTTGGCCCGATTATCCCAGCAAAGATGATTTCTTCTTTAATGAAGACGAATACTAAAAAGAGCGATTTTAAAATCGCTCTTTTTAGTATTACATCAGTCACATTTAAAATAAATTTAATTTTGTTTTTGCCAGCCAATATAACAAGATAATTATTGCTCCGTAGAAAAAAGTCATTCCGTATTTGTTAACACGTTTAGAACTTTCCTCGCCGAATTTGTTTTTTATGCCCAGCAAAATAAAACCGATACCTGCAAAAATAAAGATGCCGAGTGTTACATGGTCTTCATTCATTAAATAATTTAATGTTGATACAATAATCATAAAGATACCTGCAATAAGGCTTACTGTGTTTGTTTTGTTTTCCACTGTTCTTATACTAATTTTCAAACAATTTAATTAAATGTTTTATATCATCTAAATTATCTGCATCACTTTTTTTAAGATATGAATGCATTAAAAATTTCAATAATCTTTTTAAAACAACTTTATTAGAGCAAGGTTTAAGTCTTTTGTTTCCGGACTTTATTTTACGATTTTTTAAAAATACGTCAATATCTTTTTTTGTAACAATTGCACCTTTATTTATAGGATTTATATAAAACACCGGTTCTTTGTTTTGCTCATCAAGAAACACTAACAGAAAGTTGCCGGGGAAGTCAATTCCGTAAACAGGAAGGTTTAGTTTTTGAGTAATAAAAAGGTATATTATTGAAATTGTAATATCATTACTCTTTTTTCTTTCCAGCACTTTATTAATATATGAGTTGTCGGGATTTATTATATTAGAAAAACCACCTTTGAAACGCTGAACCGAAAACAATAAGTTGTTAATATTTCTTATTTGTTGTAAACTCGTTAAACTGAAGAAATTTATTTCAGACCGTATGTCGTTAATAATTTTAATTAATTTATCTTCAATATCTTCAAAAATAAGGTTTGGATATTTGTATTTAGCAATCAAATAACTGCCGAATAATATGTCATTATCTTTATTGTTTATCCAAGATGCAAGTTCAATATCTAATTTGCTACGTCTAAGGCTGTTAATAATCGAAATAGTCCTGTCAATAAATAAATCGTCATTTGATAAACTAACGGCAACCTCTAAATCAGGAATTATTTTTTCATCAGCATTAAGTAATTTTTCTTGTACGGCAGAAAATACTATTGTGTCAGTATCATCCAAAAGTTTTATTAATGCAGACAATTCTCGGCTTTTCATTTACCTTTGTTAGTTTGTTAAACGTTCAAGAACAGTTTTAACAAGTTTATCAACAGCAACTTTATAATTTTGGCTGTATTCTTTTCTTATACGGTTTGCTATTATACTGCAAACAGTTAGTGCGTTATGCCCGAGCAATACTGATAAACCGGCAATTGCGGAACTTTCCATTTCAAAGTTCGTTATTTTTCTTCCTTCATATTCAAAGGCTGTAATTTTATCGTTTAAATTCGGGTCAACTGTTTGAAGTCTCAGAACTCTTCCCTGCGGACCGTAGAAGCCGGGAGCAGAAATTGTAATTCCCTTAATCATTCCTTCGCCTATTTTTTCGACTAATGATTTTGAAGCATCGGCAAAATAAGGTGCCGGTAAGTTTTTATTCCAGTTTGTATAAGTTTTAAAAGCATTTTCAATATTTTCATTTCCGAGTTTTTCTCTTCCCTGATAAAAGTTTAACAAACCGTCAAAGCCTATTGAAGTTTCAGAAATTACCGGAGTATCAACAGGAATATCGCCTTGTAAAGCTCCGGATGTTCCTATTCTTATTAAATTAAGCGTTTTATGTTCTGTTTTCGGAATGCGTTTTTCTAAATCAATATTTACGAGAGCATCTAATTCATTTACTACAATATCAATATTATCTGTTCCGATGCCTGTTGATAAAACTGTAACTCTTTTTCCGTTAAAAATTCCGGTATGTGTTTTAAATTCTCTGTTTTGAACTTCAAATTCTATAGTGTCAAAATATTTTGAAACCATTTCAACACGTCCTTGGTCGCCGACAAGAATAACATTGTCTGCAAGATTTTCAGGTTTCAAGTGTAAATGAAAAATACTTCCGTTTGCATTCAGTATTAATTCTGATTCTCCGATTCTGTTCATAATGCTAAAATTTTTGATAATTTACAAAGATAGTAAGTTTTCAAAAACATAAGCAGATATAACAATTAATTTATTTCAGGTTTTAGTCCGGATGTCCGATATTTTTCAGAATTAAAGGTTACATTCGTTTTAATTTCCAACCGGAAACAACGGTTGAATTTATTTTTCCTTTGTGGCTTACCGCTTTATTGTTATTTTCGGAGATAATTTTTGAAGCAAATATTGCAGCAATTTTTTCGGCATCTTTATCTTTCGTTATTAAGCTTTCGGGCGTAAAGAACTCACTTACAAAGCTTGTGCTGTAATTGCCCGATTTGAACGCCTCGTGTTGCATAACAAATTTACCGAAAGGCAAAGTTGTTTCTATACCTATAACCCTGTAATCATCAATAGCTCGTGTCATTCTGTTGATTGCTTCTTCTCGTGTTCTGCCAAAAGTACACATTTTTGAAATCATTGGGTCGTAATAAATCGGGATTTCCATTCCTTCTTCAAAACCGTCATCAATCCTTACGCCTATTCCTTCCGGTTTTTTATATGTTTCAAGTTTTCCTATGTCAGGCAAGAAGTTGTTTGCAGGATCTTCTGCGTAAACTCTTAATTCAATGGCATGCCCGTTAATTTTTAAATCTTCTTGTGTAAAACTCAACGGATGCCCTTCGGCAATTCTTATTTGCTCTCTCACCAAATCAATGCCGGTAATAAGCTCGGTTACAGGATGCTCCACCTGCAACCTTGTGTTCATTTCTAAAAAATAAAACCTGTCTTCGTTATAAAGAAATTCAACTGTTCCTGCTCCGACATAATTGCATGATTTTGCAACTTTTACGGCAGTTTCTCCCATTTTTTTTCGGAGTTTTGGGGTTAATACTGTCGACGGAGCTTCTTCAATAACTTTTTGGTGTCGTCTTTGTATCGAACATTCGCGCTCAAACAGATAAACAGTATTGCCTTTCATATCTGCCATTATTTGAACTTCAATATGTCTCGGAGAAGTGAAGAACTTTTCAATAAAAACTGAGCCGTTTCCGAAAGCGGAAGTTGCCTCATTTACAGCCATTTTCATTTGTTCTTCAAAATCTTTTGCTTCAAAAACGGCACGCATTCCTTTTCCTCCGCCTCCGGCTGCTGCTTTTATCAAAATTGGGTATCCTATATCTTCGGCAATTTTTTTTGCAGCATGAATATCGGTAATTGCTTTGTCCGTTCCGGGAATCATCGGGATATTATAATCTTTAACGGTGTCTTTTGCTTTTAATTTATCACCCATTAAACGAATTGCTTCGGGGTCGGGACCGATAAAAATAATTCCGGCATCTTTAACCTTTTGTGCAAACTCGGCATTTTCCGATAAAAATCCGTAGCCGGGATGTACGGCATCAACATTAAGTTCTTTACAAAATTGAACTATTTTATCTCCGAGAAGATAAGATTGGGCAGAGGCAGGCGGTCCTAATAAAACGACCTCATCTGCATATTTTACATGCGGTGAATTTCGATCGGCTTCGGAATAAACAGCAACTGTTTTTATGTTCATTTCTTTTGCAGAACGCATTACTCGTAATGCAATTTCTCCTCTATTTGCGACTAATATTTTCTTTATTCGAGTCATAAATATTCCGTATTTTTCGGTTCGCTAAAATATGAAAATATCGGTATGTTTGCAATAATTAGCTTGAAAAGAAACGAGAAAATTGTTAATATTTTTTTATAGAAAGTAACCGGTGTAATTTCTATATTTTTGAATTTAACCATGTTAAAACATCATTATAAACTTCTTTGTTATTCGTTTCGTTTAATGTTTCGTGTCGAGCATCAGGGTAAATTTTTATTAAGATGTCAGAAATGCCCGCATTTTTATACATTTCATAAACATCATTAACTTGTTTTCCGTTTTTACTGACAGGATCTTTACCTCCGGCAAAAAGATACACAGGCAAATTTTTTCTTACTTTATTTGCAGTTTCTTTTTTATTAACTGATTCAAGCCCTTTCATCATATCATTAAAAAAGCCGACGGAAAAAATTGTTCCGCAATAAGAATCTTTAACATATTTATCAACTTGTTCATTGTCTCTGCTGAGCCAATCAAATTCAGTACGATTTGGTTTAAAAGCTTTATTAAAATCTCCGAAAGAAAGTTTGTTCATCAGAGGACTTAAACTTTTTTTCTTTTTAAATAACATAATTAAGCCGGTTAATGCAATTCCGACTTTTCCTAATAATCCTGCCGACCCTGCTGTTCCGGACAAAATTACGCCGGATACATTGTCAGAGTGTTGAATTATATATGTTCGAACAATAAAAGACCCCATGCTGTGTCCTAATAAAAATACAGGTAAGTTATTATATTCTTGTTTTGCAATTTTAACAAGCTCAGATAAATCATCGGTTACTTTTTGCCACCCGTTGTTTTCAGCAAAAAATCCGAGCTTTTCAATGCTCCCTGCTGTTTTTCCGTGCCCCCTTTGGTCGTGTGCAAAAACAATATATTCGTTTTCATTTAAGAAACCTGCAAAATTATCATATCGTTGTGCATGTTCTGCCATTCCGTGAGTAATTATAAGAATCGCTTTTGCACTTTGTTCGGGTGTGTGTTTGTAATAAACAATTTTAGTATCATCGTGCGATTGAAATGTATGTTCTGACTTTGCCATTTTATTTATTTTAAAGATTTCTGACATCTAAAATAACATCAGTATAATTATCTTTGTTGTTAATTATATCTAATAATAAGTTTGCTGTTTCTTCTGTTGTAGCCAATTCGTTATTTTCTTTTAAATCGATAAATTTTTCAACATTAGAAAACTCACTCGGAGATGTTTCTCTTATTTGTTTTTGCATTTCGGTATCAATTACTCCCGGAGCAACTGAAAAAACCTTGATTTGATTTTTTTTCGAAAAAAAGGATTGTTCAATATCTATGTTTTTGCTGAACATATCTAATGCTGCTTTTGATGCACAATATACACTCCATGCGTCAATTGTATGTCTTCCGGCTCCTGAACTGATGTTTAAAATTGTTCTTTTATTTGTATAATTTTGATATTTTTTGATAAAATTGTTCATTAGAA
This region includes:
- a CDS encoding polysaccharide deacetylase family protein, producing MEAILRPKYRKISDLLIHPPKMVKNFFGSITWKINTEKKVIYLTFDDGPIPIITEKILKALDLFNAKATFFCVGENVKKHPSIYNEILAEGHTTGNHTYSHLQGLKTSTKEYLYNIKKAAEYIDSDLFRPPHGRMKVSQQNEIRKNYNIVLWDVLSLDYNKNISEEACLSNVKHFTRPGSVIVFHDSIKAEDNMFYALTQSLMLYNELGYKFETLNSQILKKTKKVRKRVPVFNGLF
- a CDS encoding nucleoside phosphorylase, with the protein product MNRIGESELILNANGSIFHLHLKPENLADNVILVGDQGRVEMVSKYFDTIEFEVQNREFKTHTGIFNGKRVTVLSTGIGTDNIDIVVNELDALVNIDLEKRIPKTEHKTLNLIRIGTSGALQGDIPVDTPVISETSIGFDGLLNFYQGREKLGNENIENAFKTYTNWNKNLPAPYFADASKSLVEKIGEGMIKGITISAPGFYGPQGRVLRLQTVDPNLNDKITAFEYEGRKITNFEMESSAIAGLSVLLGHNALTVCSIIANRIRKEYSQNYKVAVDKLVKTVLERLTN
- the priA gene encoding primosomal protein N', whose product is MINTKKTYANIILPVPLSKLFTYEVPEVLLSECTSGKRAIVQFGKKKIYTGIIKETHQERPDYQTKEIISVLDASPIINNFQFKFWDWIAEYYMTTLGEIYKAALPAGLKLESETNISLNSEVDYSGINEKEELIIGLLTNEDFLPISKIEKETDFNVLPIIKKLIDKKIISAEERIKKKYKPKYEDYISLAGDLKDENKLSEVLNKLKRAKKQSELLMSFIYMTKYGNDSFGGIKSADEFLKKDLLKHTGASQANLKALIDRGYLILKKKEISRLSVAKYENFEKKELNKYQTTAYNEINKSFSKKNVVLLHGVTSSGKTEIYIKLIEEQLAKGKQVLYLLPEIALTSQITVRLEKIFGKELCIFHSKFSDNERVEVWNNLQNNTCKIILGVRSSIFLPFDNLGLIIVDEEHENSYKQYNPAPRYNARDASVILAQLHNAKVLLGTATPSIESYYNAKQNKYGLVELFQRYKDISLPEIKIADTKEARKKLQMKSLFAPKLLEAIKEALENKEQIILFQNRRGFSPFTECETCGYIPKCENCDVSLTYHKFTNRLVCHYCGYSEQATRKCKACESLTMKTRGFGTQKIEDEIKEYFPEVKVARMDTDSTGSKKAYHKIIYEFETGKTNVLIGTQMVSKGLDFDNVALVGIMNADNMLNFPDFRAHERSFQLMAQVSGRAGRKHKQGKVIIQTSDKKHPIIKNVVENDYITMFEGQLKIRKQYKYPPFYRLIQIKVKHKKKELVNTASEQLAKELRAIFGGRILGPEFPVVAWIKTWHIKTVLIKLEKKSSHKKAKELINGVINHVKANEKFKSVQFLADVDVV
- a CDS encoding cob(I)yrinic acid a,c-diamide adenosyltransferase — protein: MKIYTKTGDKGETSLFSGGRVKKSDLRIRAYGSIDELNSFIGLLAAYDINVNYKEVLQKIQQKLYNIGSVLAVKEKTSFSGPKITQADTELLEKEIDNLNNNLPPIKDFIIPGGNIITAQCHICRSICRRTEREVVELAINEEINIIVLEYLNRLSDYLFVLGRMVSQETKADEVVWKP
- a CDS encoding transglutaminase-like domain-containing protein → MKSRELSALIKLLDDTDTIVFSAVQEKLLNADEKIIPDLEVAVSLSNDDLFIDRTISIINSLRRSKLDIELASWINNKDNDILFGSYLIAKYKYPNLIFEDIEDKLIKIINDIRSEINFFSLTSLQQIRNINNLLFSVQRFKGGFSNIINPDNSYINKVLERKKSNDITISIIYLFITQKLNLPVYGIDFPGNFLLVFLDEQNKEPVFYINPINKGAIVTKKDIDVFLKNRKIKSGNKRLKPCSNKVVLKRLLKFLMHSYLKKSDADNLDDIKHLIKLFEN
- a CDS encoding 2-C-methyl-D-erythritol 4-phosphate cytidylyltransferase; its protein translation is MKYVIITAGGTGKRMETELPKQFLEISGKPILMHTISRFFNYDNNLHIILSLPEKYLDFWKELCEKYSFNIPHNSVKGGKTRFHSIKNALKEVAEDGFVAVHDGVRPLVSNETIKRSFLTAEKYGNAVASQKIVFSLRKKERKKTITVNRDLYFEIQTPQIFKVGILKKAYKQNYQDIFTDDASVVEAYGEEIFLTKGNRENIKITTPADLKIAEALLNTVI
- a CDS encoding DUF2795 domain-containing protein, which gives rise to MYWTLELASKLEDAPWPATKEELIDFAIRSGSPLEVVENLQEIEDEGETYDSIEDIWPDYPSKDDFFFNEDEY
- a CDS encoding alkaline phosphatase family protein, which encodes MRLKLFIISVVLLQSNIFFGQKSALQSGPMVGYSEMKEVMLWVQTNKQASVKIQYYLKENPEIKHTTNTVVTKKEDGYTAHLIAGELEPGNVYIYNLYINKKKIVFDYPTEFQTLKMWEWRTDPPEINFATGSCAYINEEKYDRPGKGYGSNYKIYESIADKHPDFMIWLGDNIYLREPDWNTKTGIIHRYTHTRSTDEMKRLLANTHNYAIWDDHDFGPNNSDKGLWNKNMTLDAFKMFWANPSYGVGDIKGAITYFNWGDCDFFMLDNRYYRDPNDLIADNKTILGKEQLGWLKDALVGSKANFKFVVMGGQFLTTAGLYEVYSNYGFSKERAEIIDFIHEQEIRNVIFLTGDRHHSEINVLDRATKPVIYDITTSPLTSGVASRKENEINPFRVEGSLINAHNFSIFNVTGKRKERILTITFYDKDGKEIFEYKIKHEKRGDREYKRKY
- a CDS encoding 4Fe-4S binding protein; this encodes MAYFINPDECTACGACMDECPVECISEGDDFYTINAEECTDCGACADVCPVECISEAE